One genomic segment of Chitinophaga sancti includes these proteins:
- a CDS encoding gliding motility-associated C-terminal domain-containing protein, protein MFKLPNSVKRNATATPRKVSHTLKRMFFAALLLLICSQSQVIAQTVKATINPTGGASGSKDLKIDIYTDGSIVVTRNGLTESYNRADSSLGMRAFFDFKNLSHMTDETTPKAPTSCYVSPISGTGSYADPYKVHVVGTILDPYYKYPTGQTGTVTCIITYVKNTSYFFLDYVMHMPQVSTNDYTSVLFYLSEQVVMGPNATADPDEASKCGYGFINSDTTTIGMYRDAACSETAESPRSHVYRMYRKFKSWEASIPENRFYLDDDGLYPHNVVADGVDGRGRSMGIMRTMPIYDNNFTATPVNYRTFRVLSGYGTTKTEFDTVAAMVDSIPVTGWGNVSVQFSSATLSTNEGSAAQGEHIDSSVTLKVSGGKLNAPVYVLLQYDSTYSYTHPAVRGTDFTLAEQGVLIPAGDYTTAKTVKIPNLHIIGNDQLQYSRTLRLKLTATCTDLISISGTSQCDFTIVDDEARGMTLTMDSTAILEGNATKARLKLTSTSPEDVVVSFSTHTSSTAGDTDYVVPTSITIPANSTYSSDFTISAKSDKVLENTENLVLQFKGTILGIDVTGQQNLTINDSTYYNAAYAKIVSSLVNPTSVNPMTEGYEGYVRFQLPDGVSTEVPITVNVDLNYSKSTATDGDDFDFWYYNGPVTIPKLGTGANIYIIAYADGLLEGPTPEYLILDVTSVDNVGAGRSYPYKGDTLKIKDADYDSAMALIMTPSPATLLEGATSTVTVTLPNGLKAGSAMSIPIARGVSSKAIASDATLSLSTITIAKNKTNTTFTVKAVKDSLLENDESYYVVASPSGYIKDSCLITIKDTTGLISGNKVLNLTMTTPSLKEGNSSNLTLAFAKSGIMAGDSLAIVLTPDGTTVASPSDYYIGAGNTIYMPPNVNSKTVTNGFSALTDNILENTEAFTFNAATATISGLTINSISGSIQDATSDNAANRIVSITPGATTMEEGSAYTYTFSLPSGITTEVPITITPMIVTGSTADASDFTLDSTTITLDATNPSSNVTTIKIIQDNILESDEQLILGGTAATTLSAGVTVNQAASVTIKDVTELGSLVITTDRTDIVEGGTGAYITISLPGGNVPTAPLTISLSRGNSSQATSGYAGLPQTVTLTTNSVTIPVPVSALTDNIIGDNESLVVLIEAAGYPSDSVTLNMIDATADDPANMKITFTPEPASQGSHVEEGSTYTVRASFPDGIKLYSPVSLNVTPGNLSAASASDYTGVPTTVTIDTSGHVDFVITAKADNIIEASELLRISGNTPDMSTVTVDSLDIYIDDVSTSTQLQMIIDSSSIHKGNTTKVTIGFANSSVTSASDIIITVIADESSTADTTNYTGLPRFVTLPKDSNYVTFFLNIPNNYKIEGPTVLQFKDSATGYTFASIAPLNILDAEGQPITLEKVTDAAEPATDGAFKVVMPAVSTTDVSVTLTTTYAGTNIKDVQTTVTIPAGSLEVTVPVYIIDDIILQGNLVLQVNLTGATTVQSGATKSLYVSGSTMYMNVFDDESSDTGEQAEARTMLIERIADAYQPSTSGQFRIRFNDSTLVATQDVKVTYNVGGTAVAGSDYVALSGSVTIPAGSSMVTFDVVPSGLLTAGSAKYVTAALAGVTSNIPLVTWPLSASASISTVFIYNNNVDTPSVNLFASTSTIAEGDSVKFYLRTTKSINLDLPITVAVTSDVYRTTTIHGGTTSGNKVVVTLPAGAQETSFTVVVDDNQLNDDDGWVQATIQEYDPLSSGPAYYVGLASEVKNSVTDNDTLKISFSKSQFSVVVPFDTTGVPLPFELSMTRASSRIITIYYEFYEPGKSELLSGTSVAVAGKDYDGSVTPLLIMPNTNSTSIPVLVNSVEKNKMFGMRLLRATVTSTQNVPTLDSLSTATGLIEICKDCDSDGDGVPDYVERFITDGRWQDNNSGNLRVHPAMSPNGDGLGNDVMYIENIDSYPDNEVTVFNRWGGTVFTTKGYNNSSNNFNGKANTGSAKNQDVPDGSYFFIIHATDASGKKIKYTGFLVIKRS, encoded by the coding sequence ATGTTCAAGCTTCCCAATTCTGTGAAAAGGAATGCAACTGCCACACCCCGGAAAGTGTCACATACACTTAAAAGGATGTTCTTTGCAGCACTTTTATTATTGATATGCAGTCAGAGTCAGGTTATCGCGCAGACTGTAAAGGCTACTATCAATCCTACAGGGGGTGCCAGCGGTTCTAAAGACCTGAAGATCGATATCTATACCGATGGTAGCATCGTGGTGACCCGCAATGGTCTTACAGAAAGCTACAACCGGGCAGATAGTTCTCTGGGTATGAGGGCTTTTTTCGATTTTAAGAATCTGTCACACATGACAGACGAAACGACCCCAAAGGCGCCTACCAGTTGTTATGTCTCTCCTATATCTGGTACCGGTTCTTACGCCGATCCTTATAAAGTTCATGTAGTAGGTACTATTCTCGATCCATATTACAAGTATCCAACGGGACAAACGGGTACTGTGACCTGTATTATTACTTATGTAAAGAATACCAGTTACTTCTTCCTGGATTATGTTATGCACATGCCTCAGGTAAGTACGAACGACTACACCAGCGTTTTGTTCTATCTGTCTGAGCAGGTGGTAATGGGACCAAATGCTACCGCCGATCCGGATGAAGCCAGTAAATGTGGATATGGATTTATCAATAGCGATACGACTACCATTGGTATGTACAGAGATGCTGCCTGCTCTGAAACAGCAGAATCTCCCCGTAGCCATGTGTATCGCATGTACAGGAAATTCAAATCCTGGGAAGCATCCATTCCTGAAAACAGGTTCTACCTCGATGATGATGGATTATACCCGCACAACGTAGTTGCTGATGGGGTGGATGGTCGTGGTCGTTCTATGGGTATCATGCGTACTATGCCGATCTACGACAACAACTTTACAGCTACTCCTGTGAATTACAGGACTTTCCGTGTATTATCCGGTTATGGTACTACCAAGACGGAGTTCGATACAGTAGCAGCGATGGTCGATTCCATTCCTGTTACGGGATGGGGCAATGTGTCGGTACAGTTCTCGAGTGCTACCCTGTCTACCAATGAAGGAAGTGCAGCACAGGGTGAACATATTGATTCAAGCGTAACGTTAAAAGTGTCCGGTGGCAAACTCAATGCCCCGGTTTATGTTTTATTACAGTACGACTCAACTTATAGTTACACACATCCAGCTGTAAGAGGTACCGACTTTACCCTGGCAGAACAGGGAGTACTGATTCCTGCAGGTGACTATACGACTGCCAAAACCGTAAAGATCCCTAACCTTCATATCATAGGCAACGACCAGTTGCAATACAGTCGTACCCTACGCCTCAAACTGACGGCGACCTGTACGGACCTGATCTCCATATCCGGTACATCACAGTGTGATTTCACCATTGTAGATGATGAAGCCCGTGGTATGACCCTCACCATGGATAGCACCGCTATCCTGGAAGGTAACGCTACAAAAGCAAGATTGAAACTGACCTCTACTTCTCCTGAAGATGTAGTGGTAAGTTTCTCTACACATACTTCTTCTACCGCAGGTGATACCGATTATGTCGTACCTACTTCCATCACCATCCCTGCAAACAGTACGTATAGTTCTGACTTTACCATCTCTGCCAAATCCGATAAAGTGTTGGAAAATACAGAGAACCTGGTATTGCAGTTCAAGGGCACCATATTAGGTATTGACGTGACAGGCCAGCAAAATTTGACTATCAACGATAGTACATACTATAATGCTGCATATGCGAAAATCGTTTCGAGCCTGGTGAATCCAACCTCCGTCAATCCGATGACGGAAGGTTATGAAGGCTATGTGCGGTTCCAGCTACCTGATGGCGTGAGTACCGAAGTGCCTATCACAGTCAACGTTGATCTTAATTATAGTAAATCGACTGCGACTGATGGAGATGACTTTGACTTCTGGTATTATAATGGTCCGGTAACCATTCCAAAACTGGGTACTGGTGCGAACATCTATATCATAGCTTACGCTGATGGTTTACTGGAAGGTCCTACACCAGAATACCTGATCCTGGATGTTACTTCAGTGGATAATGTAGGTGCGGGTCGTTCTTATCCTTATAAAGGAGATACCCTTAAAATTAAGGATGCGGATTACGATTCTGCTATGGCACTGATCATGACACCTTCTCCTGCTACATTGCTGGAAGGTGCTACCAGTACAGTGACCGTAACGTTGCCAAATGGACTGAAGGCAGGATCTGCCATGAGCATTCCTATTGCAAGAGGTGTTTCATCCAAAGCAATTGCTTCCGATGCAACATTGTCGCTTAGTACTATCACCATCGCTAAGAATAAAACAAATACCACTTTCACAGTAAAAGCGGTGAAAGACAGCTTGCTGGAAAATGACGAATCATATTATGTAGTTGCTTCCCCATCAGGTTATATCAAAGACTCCTGTCTGATCACGATCAAGGATACTACCGGATTGATCTCCGGCAATAAGGTGCTGAACCTGACTATGACAACACCTTCTCTCAAAGAAGGAAATAGTTCCAACCTCACCCTTGCATTTGCAAAGAGTGGAATCATGGCGGGCGATTCACTGGCCATAGTGCTCACACCTGATGGTACAACCGTAGCTTCTCCATCTGATTATTATATCGGTGCCGGCAATACGATTTACATGCCACCAAATGTCAATAGCAAAACGGTGACAAATGGGTTTAGCGCACTGACAGATAATATTCTGGAAAATACGGAAGCATTTACTTTCAATGCAGCTACTGCTACAATTTCAGGATTAACGATCAATTCCATCTCCGGCTCTATACAGGATGCGACCAGCGACAATGCTGCCAACAGGATTGTGTCTATCACACCAGGTGCAACGACGATGGAAGAAGGTAGTGCATACACCTATACATTCAGTCTGCCTTCAGGTATTACCACCGAAGTGCCGATTACAATCACACCAATGATTGTAACCGGATCTACTGCTGATGCATCTGACTTCACACTGGATTCAACTACGATTACCCTCGATGCCACGAATCCTTCTTCGAATGTCACTACGATCAAAATCATTCAGGATAATATCCTGGAAAGCGATGAGCAATTGATTTTGGGTGGTACAGCTGCAACGACACTTTCTGCAGGTGTTACCGTAAATCAGGCCGCAAGCGTCACTATCAAGGATGTAACTGAATTAGGTAGCCTTGTCATCACTACAGATCGTACGGATATAGTAGAAGGTGGTACGGGTGCATACATCACGATCTCCTTACCAGGTGGCAATGTACCTACAGCACCGTTGACAATCTCCCTGAGCCGTGGCAATAGCTCACAGGCTACCAGCGGATACGCAGGACTGCCACAGACAGTGACGCTGACAACCAATTCAGTGACAATTCCTGTTCCTGTATCAGCACTGACTGATAATATAATAGGAGACAATGAATCATTGGTAGTATTGATCGAAGCAGCAGGTTATCCAAGTGATTCTGTGACATTGAACATGATAGACGCAACTGCTGATGATCCTGCTAATATGAAAATTACCTTCACACCAGAACCTGCATCACAAGGCAGTCATGTGGAAGAAGGTAGTACATATACAGTAAGAGCCAGCTTCCCTGATGGCATCAAATTGTATTCACCAGTGTCTTTGAATGTAACACCAGGCAATCTCTCCGCAGCAAGTGCAAGCGATTACACAGGTGTACCAACTACAGTAACGATTGATACTTCTGGTCACGTTGATTTCGTCATCACTGCAAAAGCTGATAATATCATCGAAGCTTCTGAACTGCTGAGAATATCAGGAAATACACCTGATATGAGCACAGTAACGGTAGACAGTCTGGATATTTACATTGACGATGTAAGCACCAGCACACAGCTACAGATGATCATCGATTCAAGCAGCATTCACAAAGGCAACACTACCAAAGTAACCATCGGTTTTGCAAACAGTAGTGTAACTTCAGCGAGCGATATCATCATCACAGTAATAGCTGATGAATCATCTACTGCCGATACAACAAATTATACAGGCCTGCCAAGGTTCGTAACACTGCCGAAAGACAGTAACTATGTTACCTTCTTCCTGAACATACCGAACAATTATAAAATAGAAGGTCCAACCGTATTACAGTTCAAAGACAGTGCAACCGGATACACATTTGCATCCATCGCACCGCTCAATATTCTGGATGCGGAAGGTCAGCCAATCACACTTGAGAAAGTAACCGATGCTGCGGAACCAGCTACAGACGGTGCATTCAAAGTGGTGATGCCAGCTGTATCAACTACAGATGTAAGTGTAACGCTGACCACTACCTACGCTGGTACCAATATCAAGGATGTGCAAACGACCGTTACGATTCCTGCAGGCAGCCTTGAAGTAACAGTACCGGTATATATCATAGACGACATTATCCTGCAGGGTAACCTGGTACTCCAGGTAAATCTGACAGGTGCTACAACAGTACAAAGTGGTGCAACGAAGAGTCTGTATGTAAGCGGTTCTACCATGTACATGAACGTATTTGATGATGAGAGCAGTGATACAGGCGAACAGGCAGAGGCACGTACTATGTTGATCGAACGTATTGCCGATGCTTATCAGCCATCAACAAGCGGTCAGTTCCGTATCAGGTTCAACGACTCTACACTGGTAGCTACACAGGATGTAAAAGTAACTTACAATGTGGGAGGCACAGCAGTAGCAGGTTCTGATTACGTAGCGCTGAGTGGTAGTGTTACGATCCCTGCTGGTTCCAGCATGGTAACATTTGATGTAGTGCCTTCCGGTTTGTTGACAGCAGGTAGTGCCAAATATGTCACTGCTGCATTGGCTGGTGTCACCTCCAACATTCCGCTGGTAACCTGGCCGCTGAGCGCCAGTGCATCTATTTCAACAGTATTTATTTATAACAATAATGTAGATACACCTTCAGTAAACCTGTTTGCATCTACCAGTACGATTGCAGAAGGCGACTCTGTGAAATTCTACTTAAGAACTACGAAGTCTATCAACCTGGATCTGCCTATCACAGTAGCAGTAACGAGCGATGTGTATAGAACGACGACCATCCATGGAGGAACAACATCTGGCAACAAAGTAGTTGTAACATTGCCTGCGGGTGCACAGGAAACTTCCTTCACCGTGGTAGTTGACGACAACCAACTGAATGACGATGATGGATGGGTACAGGCAACCATACAGGAATACGATCCGTTGAGCAGTGGTCCTGCTTACTATGTAGGTCTGGCAAGTGAGGTGAAGAACTCCGTAACAGATAATGACACGCTGAAAATATCATTTAGCAAGAGTCAGTTCTCCGTCGTAGTACCATTTGATACAACAGGTGTACCACTGCCGTTCGAACTGTCTATGACCCGCGCCAGCTCTCGTATCATCACCATCTACTATGAGTTCTACGAACCAGGAAAAAGTGAACTGTTGAGTGGCACAAGTGTGGCAGTTGCAGGTAAGGATTACGATGGATCAGTAACACCGTTGCTCATTATGCCAAATACAAATTCTACATCAATTCCGGTATTGGTAAATAGTGTGGAAAAGAACAAAATGTTTGGTATGCGTTTGCTCAGAGCGACAGTAACTTCTACACAGAACGTACCAACCCTCGATTCACTGAGCACAGCTACAGGTCTGATTGAAATCTGTAAAGATTGTGATTCAGATGGTGATGGCGTACCTGATTATGTAGAGCGTTTCATCACTGATGGAAGATGGCAGGACAACAATAGCGGGAATCTGCGCGTACATCCAGCAATGTCTCCAAACGGCGATGGATTGGGCAACGACGTGATGTACATTGAAAATATTGATTCCTATCCTGATAATGAAGTAACAGTATTCAACCGTTGGGGTGGTACTGTATTTACAACGAAAGGCTATAATAACAGTTCAAACAATTTCAACGGAAAGGCGAATACAGGAAGTGCAAAAAATCAGGATGTTCCGGATGGTTCTTATTTCTTCATTATCCATGCAACAGATGCATCGGGTAAGAAGATCAAATACACCGGATTCCTTGTCATAAAGAGATCATAA
- the rplU gene encoding 50S ribosomal protein L21, whose amino-acid sequence MFAVVKIAGQQFKVQKDQEIFVQQLQGNIGDKVQFSEVLLIDNGGALTVGTDVKSVVKAEILSHVQGDKVIAFKMKRRKGFRKKVGHRTHFTKIRISEIA is encoded by the coding sequence ATGTTTGCAGTTGTAAAAATCGCAGGTCAGCAATTCAAAGTACAAAAAGACCAAGAAATCTTTGTACAACAGTTGCAGGGAAATATTGGAGATAAAGTGCAGTTCTCTGAAGTGTTGTTAATAGATAATGGCGGCGCGCTGACCGTTGGCACTGATGTAAAATCAGTAGTTAAAGCAGAAATCCTGAGCCACGTTCAGGGAGATAAGGTTATTGCTTTTAAAATGAAACGCAGAAAGGGTTTCAGGAAGAAAGTTGGACACCGTACTCACTTTACGAAGATTCGTATTTCAGAAATTGCTTAA
- a CDS encoding GNAT family N-acetyltransferase, which translates to MMYQITHATTQEIPIIQELTNQIWPATYLSILPQAQLDYMIALLYNTEELTRQLTSDHTFLLMWDGKRTIGFAGYSPKEEPGVYKLNKIYLHPDYQGKGAGKFLLNTVIDAVKATGAHILELNVNKYNKARYFYEKTGFEVYEEKDIYIGNGYWMNDFVMRKML; encoded by the coding sequence ATGATGTATCAGATCACGCATGCTACCACGCAGGAAATTCCTATTATACAGGAACTGACCAACCAGATCTGGCCAGCTACCTACCTGTCTATCCTTCCCCAGGCACAACTGGACTATATGATAGCATTGTTGTATAATACGGAAGAACTGACCAGACAACTCACTTCCGATCATACCTTTCTCCTGATGTGGGATGGAAAAAGGACAATTGGTTTTGCAGGCTATAGCCCGAAAGAAGAGCCTGGTGTATACAAGCTGAACAAGATATACTTACACCCTGATTACCAGGGAAAAGGCGCTGGCAAATTCCTGCTTAACACCGTGATCGATGCAGTGAAAGCAACAGGTGCACACATACTGGAACTGAATGTAAATAAGTATAACAAGGCCCGTTATTTTTACGAGAAAACCGGGTTTGAAGTATACGAAGAGAAAGATATATACATTGGAAATGGGTACTGGATGAATGACTTCGTGATGAGGAAAATGCTATAA
- a CDS encoding DsbA family protein, whose protein sequence is MKLIYIYDPICGWCYGFTPVIQEIQEQFKGEISVEILSGGMLLSANRRPASAMYNYIKEAHKQVEATTGITFGDPFLNEYLRSDDIMDSEKPSIALTIFKQYQPENAVNFAHDMQVALNFEGKSLNNNDTYIPILEKYNIPVQAFLNNMKEDDNKYATNQEFNIVQQWGITGFPAAILEKDEQLYLIASGFTPKARLLQVIEEIKNK, encoded by the coding sequence ATGAAACTGATCTATATCTATGATCCCATCTGTGGATGGTGTTATGGCTTTACGCCCGTGATCCAGGAGATCCAGGAGCAATTTAAAGGAGAGATATCGGTAGAGATACTGTCTGGCGGTATGTTATTAAGTGCTAACCGCCGCCCTGCCTCCGCAATGTACAACTACATCAAGGAAGCTCACAAACAGGTCGAGGCTACCACCGGCATTACCTTTGGTGATCCTTTCCTGAATGAATACCTGCGCTCAGACGATATCATGGACTCCGAAAAGCCCAGTATCGCATTGACCATATTCAAGCAATACCAACCGGAAAATGCCGTAAACTTTGCTCATGATATGCAGGTAGCACTCAACTTTGAAGGCAAAAGCCTCAATAATAACGATACCTACATTCCCATTCTGGAAAAGTACAATATCCCAGTGCAGGCCTTCCTGAACAACATGAAGGAAGACGATAACAAGTACGCTACCAACCAGGAGTTTAACATCGTACAACAATGGGGTATCACCGGTTTTCCAGCTGCTATACTTGAAAAAGACGAACAGTTATACCTGATAGCCAGTGGCTTTACTCCCAAAGCAAGACTGCTGCAGGTGATTGAGGAGATAAAAAATAAATGA
- a CDS encoding histone H1-like repetitive region-containing protein yields MATIKKAAKKAAPKKAAAKKATAKKAAPKKAAAKKATAKKAAPKKAAAKKAAPKKAAAKKATAKKAAPKKAAAKKATAKKVAPKKAAAKKAAPKKAAAKKAAPKKAAAKKAAPKKAAAKKAAPKKKVAAKKKVVAPAPQTDAPSTEA; encoded by the coding sequence ATGGCAACAATTAAAAAAGCGGCTAAAAAAGCTGCTCCTAAAAAGGCTGCTGCTAAGAAAGCAACCGCTAAGAAAGCTGCTCCTAAAAAAGCTGCTGCTAAAAAAGCAACCGCTAAGAAAGCTGCTCCTAAAAAAGCTGCTGCTAAGAAAGCCGCTCCTAAAAAAGCTGCTGCTAAGAAAGCAACCGCTAAGAAAGCTGCTCCTAAAAAAGCTGCTGCTAAGAAAGCAACCGCTAAGAAAGTTGCTCCTAAAAAGGCTGCTGCTAAGAAAGCTGCTCCTAAAAAGGCTGCTGCTAAGAAAGCTGCTCCTAAAAAAGCTGCTGCTAAGAAAGCTGCTCCTAAAAAGGCTGCTGCTAAGAAAGCTGCTCCTAAGAAGAAGGTTGCTGCTAAGAAGAAAGTGGTTGCTCCAGCTCCACAGACTGATGCTCCTTCAACTGAAGCATAA
- a CDS encoding helix-hairpin-helix domain-containing protein, translating into MPDNSTIADNFSLLSKLMDIHGENSFKAKSFANAAFTVEKLTTSLQDMHTEEIAKIKGFGESISKSIQEMLQTEQWSLLDTYIDKTPSGILEMMKIKGLGPKKIASIWKDLEVESLGELLYACNENRLMLLKGFGQKTQDSVKQSIEFYFSNRDRYLFAEVETLANELEKEIQTLFAPAAVSLTGQVRRNEIIIDEIELVVDAAPEIIREKLSFTFIEETPNSLLFQHAQKVKVRIYPSAIDDFGKSLFLTTATPAFVESFFAAGGAAGLTPGATEEQIFSQANLPYLPPCLRNDGSMLQVQQLPDLITPQDIKGIIHSHSTWSDGQYTLEEMALAAKAQGFEYLVISDHSRSAFYANGLSIERIAEQHAQIDALNQQLAPFRIFKSIEADILNDGNLDYPDEILASFDLVIASVHSNLKMSEEKAMSRLLKAIENPYTTILGHMTGRLLLSRNGYPVDHHRIIDACAEHNVVIELNAHPRRLDIDWEWIPYAREKGVLLSIDPDAHSIAGYKDVYYGTLAARKGGLTADGNLSSYSKEALETHIHNRKK; encoded by the coding sequence ATGCCGGATAACAGCACTATCGCAGACAACTTCTCGTTGCTGTCCAAACTCATGGACATCCACGGTGAAAACAGCTTCAAAGCAAAGTCGTTCGCCAATGCAGCATTCACCGTAGAAAAACTTACCACTTCCCTACAGGACATGCATACTGAGGAGATCGCCAAAATCAAAGGATTCGGCGAATCCATCAGCAAAAGCATCCAGGAAATGCTGCAAACCGAACAATGGAGCCTACTTGATACCTATATCGACAAAACTCCATCCGGCATTCTCGAAATGATGAAGATCAAAGGCCTGGGACCTAAAAAAATCGCTTCTATCTGGAAAGACCTGGAAGTAGAATCCCTCGGCGAACTTCTCTACGCCTGCAACGAAAATCGCCTCATGCTCCTGAAAGGCTTCGGCCAGAAAACACAGGACAGCGTAAAACAAAGCATCGAATTTTATTTCAGTAACCGCGATCGTTACCTCTTCGCCGAAGTGGAAACCCTCGCCAATGAACTGGAAAAAGAAATACAAACACTGTTTGCACCAGCCGCCGTATCCCTTACCGGACAAGTAAGAAGAAACGAAATCATCATCGATGAAATAGAACTGGTTGTAGACGCCGCACCTGAAATCATCAGAGAAAAATTAAGCTTCACCTTTATAGAAGAAACGCCTAACTCCCTGCTGTTTCAACATGCGCAAAAGGTAAAAGTGAGGATCTATCCATCTGCCATCGACGATTTTGGTAAATCACTTTTTCTTACTACCGCCACTCCCGCTTTCGTCGAAAGCTTCTTTGCCGCCGGCGGCGCTGCAGGCCTTACACCCGGTGCTACGGAAGAACAAATCTTCTCACAGGCCAACCTGCCCTACCTCCCCCCCTGCCTCCGCAACGACGGCAGTATGCTGCAAGTACAGCAGCTCCCTGACCTGATCACCCCACAGGATATCAAAGGCATCATCCACTCACACAGTACCTGGAGCGATGGTCAATATACCCTCGAAGAAATGGCCCTCGCCGCCAAAGCCCAGGGCTTTGAATACCTCGTGATCAGCGACCACTCCCGCTCCGCATTTTATGCTAACGGACTCAGTATTGAGCGCATTGCTGAACAACATGCACAGATCGATGCACTCAATCAACAACTCGCACCTTTTCGCATTTTCAAAAGCATTGAAGCAGATATTCTCAACGATGGCAACCTGGATTATCCGGACGAAATTCTGGCTTCCTTCGACCTCGTTATCGCTTCTGTTCACTCCAATTTAAAAATGAGTGAAGAGAAAGCAATGAGCAGACTGCTGAAAGCAATTGAAAATCCATATACCACTATCTTAGGCCATATGACCGGACGACTCCTGCTGAGCCGTAACGGTTATCCTGTAGATCACCACCGTATCATAGACGCCTGTGCCGAACACAATGTTGTCATTGAACTGAATGCACATCCCCGCCGACTCGACATCGACTGGGAATGGATACCCTATGCACGCGAAAAAGGCGTACTGCTCTCCATCGATCCCGATGCCCACAGTATAGCCGGTTACAAAGATGTTTACTACGGAACTCTAGCCGCCCGCAAAGGAGGTCTGACTGCCGACGGTAACCTGAGTAGCTATTCAAAAGAAGCTTTAGAAACCCATATCCACAACAGGAAAAAATAA
- a CDS encoding type IX secretion system membrane protein PorP/SprF, with protein sequence MKKVIITLFVLFACYLPSKAQQDPIYSQYMFNGLAINPAYASMDESARLTVDGRNQWVGVDGAPKTATFSFYSPLNERGTTLGLSAMRESITVDTRTDLNIFASQKVDLTEELHLAMGLIVGMSQYKENNSTLTTTDPTFASNLSYMKTNVGFGFALFTEKFYLGLGAPMFKSFDIGKSVNRIVTKPHYYMQAAYVFDINEDLKFKPTLLLRDVKGSGLNYDFNASVLLKELVWLGASWRSEKTVTGMVGVRLTPQLEMGYSYDTPTNSNLKGAQSVSHELMISYRFGWSSDHEILPRLF encoded by the coding sequence ATGAAGAAAGTAATAATTACCCTGTTTGTCCTATTTGCTTGCTACTTGCCTTCAAAGGCACAACAGGATCCTATCTATTCCCAGTATATGTTCAATGGCCTGGCCATCAATCCTGCCTATGCAAGCATGGATGAGTCAGCCCGACTGACAGTAGATGGCCGTAATCAATGGGTGGGAGTAGACGGAGCTCCCAAAACTGCTACATTTTCATTTTATTCACCATTGAATGAAAGGGGAACTACACTTGGATTGTCTGCCATGAGGGAGAGCATCACAGTAGATACCCGTACAGATTTAAATATTTTTGCATCACAGAAAGTAGACCTTACAGAAGAGCTACATCTTGCGATGGGATTGATAGTAGGTATGTCGCAGTATAAGGAGAATAATAGTACGCTGACTACGACAGATCCAACCTTTGCCAGCAACCTGAGTTACATGAAAACAAATGTTGGCTTCGGATTTGCGTTGTTTACAGAGAAGTTTTACCTGGGTTTGGGTGCACCTATGTTCAAAAGTTTTGACATTGGAAAAAGTGTAAACAGGATTGTGACGAAACCGCACTATTACATGCAGGCAGCTTATGTATTTGATATTAATGAGGATCTGAAATTCAAGCCTACATTGCTGTTGAGAGATGTGAAAGGATCAGGACTGAATTATGATTTCAATGCCAGTGTACTCTTAAAAGAACTGGTGTGGCTGGGAGCTTCGTGGAGATCAGAGAAGACAGTGACAGGAATGGTAGGTGTTAGATTGACACCACAATTAGAAATGGGATATTCATATGATACACCTACAAATTCAAATCTCAAAGGCGCACAATCAGTATCACATGAGCTGATGATTAGCTATAGATTTGGATGGAGTAGCGATCACGAGATTTTGCCCCGACTTTTTTAG
- the rpmA gene encoding 50S ribosomal protein L27, translated as MAHKKGEGSVKNGRDSQSKRLGVKIFGGQPAVSGNIIVRQRGTVYHPGANVGIGRDFTIFAVADGVVEFRKGRENRTIVSVKSFDTTAQA; from the coding sequence ATGGCACATAAAAAAGGTGAAGGTAGTGTAAAGAATGGCCGTGACTCTCAAAGCAAAAGGCTGGGAGTAAAAATATTTGGTGGTCAACCTGCTGTATCTGGCAACATCATCGTTCGTCAGCGCGGTACAGTTTACCATCCAGGTGCTAACGTAGGAATTGGTAGAGATTTTACCATTTTTGCGGTAGCTGATGGTGTTGTTGAGTTCAGAAAAGGACGCGAGAACAGAACCATCGTTTCTGTAAAATCATTTGACACCACTGCCCAGGCGTAA